The following proteins are encoded in a genomic region of Corylus avellana chromosome ca4, CavTom2PMs-1.0:
- the LOC132178205 gene encoding putative fasciclin-like arabinogalactan protein 20: protein MDSTVLLLLSLILFSVFSLSSSIPSESIADAADILADSGYLSMSLTLEAVSDTLLPNSSYLTIFAPADGAFVRSGQPSRSLLQFHFSLLPLTLQTLKSLPYAAKIPTLFAPRSLTVTTSPSDDRISLNHVMITGSPIFDDGLLIIHGIDQFFDPNFEVSVPVQIPGSNLGCGFSTENGTVVFSGANSFRQASGVLRSSGYSAMAVFLDVQVPENKERKMMTVFAPLDKAMLTRIGNFSEHSSIFLRHVVPCRLLWNDLVKFDDGTAMVTYLEGFTINSTRCGEELMLNGVPVLHPNMYISDWLVVHGLREVLSLPERPQEVAGVTSEENSPENCEF from the coding sequence ATGGATTCCACAGTCCTTCTCCTCCTCTCTCTCATCCTCTTCTccgtcttctctctctcatcctcGATCCCCTCCGAGAGCATCGCCGACGCCGCAGATATCCTGGCCGACTCCGGCTACCTCTCCATGTCCTTAACTCTGGAGGCCGTCTCCGACACCCTCCTCCCAAACTCTTCCTATCTCACCATCTTCGCTCCAGCCGACGGTGCCTTTGTTCGCTCCGGCCAACCCTCTCGATCGCTCCTCCAATTCCACTTCTCTCTCCTCCCTTTGACCCTCCAAACCCTCAAATCCCTCCCCTATGCCGCCAAGATCCCCACCCTGTTCGCGCCTCGCTCACTCACCGTCACCACGTCCCCGTCCGACGACCGAATTTCGCTAAACCACGTCATGATTACCGGGTCGCCGATATTTGACGATGGGCTGTTGATTATCCACGGAATCGACCAGTTCTTTGATCCGAACTTCGAGGTTTCGGTGCCGGTTCAGATCCCCGGGTCGAATCTTGGATGTGGGTTTTCAACGGAAAATGGAACGGTTGTTTTTTCCGGGGCTAATTCGTTCCGCCAAGCCAGTGGGGTTTTGAGGTCCAGTGGGTACTCTGCGATGGCTGTGTTTCTTGATGTACAGGTGCCGGAGAATAAGGAGCGGAAGATGATGACTGTTTTTGCTCCGTTGGATAAAGCCATGCTGACAAGGATCGGTAATTTCAGCGAGCACTCGTCGATCTTTCTCCGGCATGTCGTTCCCTGCAGGCTCCTGTGGAATGATTTGGTGAAATTCGATGACGGGACGGCGATGGTGACATATTTGGAGGGGTTTACGATAAATTCCACGAGGTGCGGCGAAGAATTGATGCTCAATGGCGTGCCGGTTTTGCATCCGAACATGTATATCAGTGACTGGCTCGTGGTTCACGGCCTTCGCGAGGTTCTTTCGCTGCCGGAGAGGCCACAAGAAGTTGCAGGAGTTACATCCGAGGAGAATTCGCCGGAAAACTGTGAGTTCTAA